The following coding sequences are from one Salvia splendens isolate huo1 unplaced genomic scaffold, SspV2 ctg1178, whole genome shotgun sequence window:
- the LOC121788922 gene encoding photosystem I assembly protein Ycf3, protein MPRSRINGNFIDKTFSIVANILLQIIPTTSGEKEAFTYYRDGMSAQSEGNYAEALQNYYEAMRLEIDPYDRSYILYNIGLIHTSNGEHTKALEYYFRALERNPFLPQAFNNMAVICHYRGEQAIHQGDSEIAEAWFDQAAEYWKQAIALTPGNYIEAQNWLKITRRFE, encoded by the exons ATGCCTAGATCGCGGATAAATGGAAATTTTATTGATAAGACCTTTTCAATTGTAGCCAATATCTTATTGCAAATAATTCCGACAACTTCAGGAGAAAAGGAGGCATTTACCTATTACAGAGATG GGATGTCAGCTCAATCCGAAGGAAATTATGCAGAAGCTTTACAGAATTATTATGAAGCTATGCGACTAGAAATTGATCCCTATGATCGAAGTTATATACTCTATAATATAGGTCTTATCCATACAAGTAATGGAGAACATACGAAAGCTTTGGAATATTATTTTCGAGCACTAGAACGAAATCCATTCTTACCACAAGCTTTTAATAATATGGCCGTGATCTGTCATTAC CGGGGAGAACAGGCCATTCACCAGGGCGATTCTGAAATTGCGGAGGCTTGGTTTGATCAAGCTGCTGAGTATTGGAAACAGGCTATAGCACTTACTCCTGGTAATTATATTGAAGCACAGAATTGGTTGAAGATCACAAGGCGTTTCGAATAA
- the LOC121788935 gene encoding photosystem I P700 chlorophyll a apoprotein A1, producing the protein MIIRSPEPEVKILVDKDPVKTSFEQWAKPGHFSRTIAKGPDTTTWIWNLHADAHDFDSHTSDLEEISRKVFSAHFGQLSIIFLWLSGMYFHGARFSNYEAWLSDPTHIGPSAQVVWPIVGQEILNGDVGGGFRGIQITSGFFQIWRASGITSELQLYCTAIGALVFAALMLFAGWFHYHKAAPKLAWFQDVESMLNHHLAGLLGLGSLSWAGHQVHVSLPINQFLNAGVDPKEIPLPHEFILNRDLLAQLYPSFAEGATPFFTLNWSKYAEFLTFRGGLDPVTGGLWLTDIAHHHLAIAILFLIAGHMYRTNWGIGHGLKDILEAHKGPFTGQGHKGLYEILTTSWHAQLSLNLAMLGSLTIVVAHHMYSMPPYPYLATDYGTQLSLFTHHMWIGGFLIVGAAAHAAIFMVRDYDPTTRYNDLLDRVLRHRDAIISHLNWACIFLGFHSFGLYIHNDTMSALGRPQDMFSDTAIQLQPVFAQWIQNTHALAPSATAPGATASTSLTWGGGDLVAVGGKVALLPIPLGTADFLVHHIHAFTIHVTVLILLKGVLFARSSRLIPDKANLGFRFPCDGPGRGGTCQVSAWDHVFLGLFWMYNSISVVIFHFSWKMQSDVWGSISDQGVVTHITGGNFAQSSITINGWLRDFLWAQASQVIQSYGSSLSAYGLFFLGAHFVWAFSLMFLFSGRGYWQELIESIVWAHNKLKVAPATQPRALSIVQGRAVGVTHYLLGGIATTWAFFLARIIAVG; encoded by the coding sequence ATGATTATTCGTTCGCCGGAACCAGAAGTAAAAATTTTGGTGGATAAGGATCCCGTAAAAACTTCTTTCGAGCAATGGGCCAAACCGGGTCATTTTTCAAGAACAATAGCTAAAGGACCTGATACTACCACTTGGATCTGGAACCTACATGCTGATGCTCACGATTTCGATAGCCATACCAGCGATTTGGAGGAGATCTCTCGAAAAGTATTTAGTGCCCATTTCGGCCAACTCTCCATCATCTTTCTTTGGCTGAGCGGCATGTATTTCCACGGTGCTCGTTTTTCCAATTATGAAGCGTGGCTAAGTGATCCAACCCACATTGGGCCGAGTGCTCAGGTGGTTTGGCCAATAGTGGGCCAAGAAATATTGAATGGTGATGTGGGCGGGGGTTTCCGAGGAATACAAATAACCTCTGGTTTTTTTCAGATTTGGCGAGCATCTGGAATAACTAGTGAATTACAACTGTATTGTACCGCAATCGGTGCATTGGTCTTTGCAGCGTTAATGCTTTTTGCTGGTTGGTTTCATTATCATAAAGCGGCCCCAAAATTGGCTTGGTTTCAAGATGTAGAATCTATGTTGAATCACCATTTAGCGGGGCTACTAGGACTTGGGTCTCTTTCTTGGGCGGGGCATCAAGTACATGTATCTTTACCGATTAACCAATTTCTAAACGCTGGAGTAGATCCTAAAGAGATACCGCTCCCTCATGAATTTATCTTGAATCGCGATCTTTTGGCTCAACTTTATCCAAGTTTTGCCGAGGGAGCAACCCCATTTTTCACCTTGAATTGGTCAAAATATGCGGAATTTCTTACTTTTCGTGGAGGATTAGATCCAGTAACCGGAGGTCTATGGTTGACTGATATTGCACATCATCATTTAGCGATTGCTATTCTGTTCCTGATAGCGGGTCACATGTATAGAACCAACTGGGGCATTGGTCATGGGCTAAAAGATATTTTAGAAGCTCATAAAGGTCCATTTACAGGCCAGGGCCATAAAGGCCTATATGAGATCCTAACAACATCATGGCATGCTCAATTATCTCTTAACCTAGCCATGTTAGGCTCTTTAACCATTGTTGTAGCTCACCATATGTATTCCATGCCCCCTTATCCATATCTAGCTACTGACTATGGTACACAACTGTCATTGTTCACACATCACATGTGGATTGGTGGATTTCTCATAGTCGGTGCTGCTGCGCATGCAGCCATTTTTATGGTAAGAGACTATGATCCAACTACTCGATACAACGATCTATTAGATCGTGTCCTTAGACATCGTGATGCAATAATATCACATCTCAACTGGGCGTGTATATTTCTGGGCTTTCACAGTTTTGGTTTGTATATTCATAATGATACGATGAGTGCCTTAGGGCGTCCTCAAGATATGTTTTCAGATACCGCTATACAATTACAACCCGTTTTTGCCCAATGGATACAAAATACTCATGCTTTAGCACCCAGTGCAACGGCTCCTGGTGCAACGGCAAGTACCAGTTTAACCTGGGGGGGTGGTGATTTAGTAGCAGTGGGCGGCAAAGTGGCTTTGTTACCTATTCCGTTAGGAACCGCGGATTTTTTGGTACATCATATCCATGCATTTACGATTCATGTCACGGTATTGATACTCCTGAAAGGTGTTCTATTTGCTCGCAGCTCTCGGTTGATACCAGATAAAGCAAATCTTGGTTTTCGTTTTCCTTGTGATGGGCCTGGAAGAGGGGGTACATGTCAAGTATCGGCTTGGGATCATGTCTTCTTAGGACTATTCTGGATGTACAATTCTATTTCGGTAGTAATATTCCATTTCAGCTGGAAAATGCAGTCAGATGTTTGGGGCAGTATAAGCGATCAAGGGGTAGTAACTCATATCACGGGAGGAAACTTCGCGCAGAGTTCTATTACTATTAATGGGTGGCTCCGGGATTTCTTATGGGCACAGGCATCCCAGGTAATTCAGTCTTATGGTTCTTCATTATCTGCATATGGCCTTTTTTTCCTAGGTGCTCACTTTGTATGggcttttagtttaatgtttctATTCAGTGGACGTGGTTATTGGCAAGAACTTATTGAATCCATCGTTTGGgctcataataaattaaaagttgcTCCTGCTACTCAGCCGAGAGCCTTGAGCATTGTACAAGGACGTGCTGTAGGAGTAACCCATTACCTTCTGGGTGGAATTG